Proteins co-encoded in one Brassica rapa cultivar Chiifu-401-42 chromosome A02, CAAS_Brap_v3.01, whole genome shotgun sequence genomic window:
- the LOC103855236 gene encoding classical arabinogalactan protein 1 — MAFSKSLGFILLAIFFVSFTVAQSPAPAPSNGGGRRISPAHSPKKALSPAQAVSPSPQTALTPKSSASPPSPPSVDSPLADSPSDLPAVSPSSISNSPAQAPAPVSSAVSNSYAVFGSVAVMLSAVVLAM, encoded by the coding sequence ATGGCATTCTCAAAATCTCTAGGGTTCATTCTTCTCGCCATTTTCTTCGTTTCCTTCACGGTGGCTCAATCTCCGGCTCCAGCTCCATCTAACGGCGGAGGAAGGAGGATCTCACCGGCGCATTCACCTAAGAAGGCGTTATCTCCTGCACAAGCTGTCTCTCCTTCTCCTCAAACCGCGTTGACTCCAAAATCATCTGCCTCTCCTCCATCGCCGCCTTCGGTGGATTCGCCTTTAGCTGATTCTCCTTCAGATTTGCCAGCTGTTTCTCCCTCCTCGATCTCTAACTCTCCTGCTCAAGCTCCCGCTCCTGTAAGCAGCGCCGTTTCGAACAGCTATGCGGTTTTTGGATCCGTCGCTGTTATGTTATCCGCCGTCGTTTTGGCTATGTAG
- the LOC103855237 gene encoding pentatricopeptide repeat-containing protein At5g64320, mitochondrial, with protein MLARSKLALHLSRRRSHPLPPPSRYLSSSNGDDQNDASSSDSANEWENLLKPYDLSSLSTSLPKITPSQLSTLLSLPLDVPTSLALFSRTGSQPGYRHTFLSYQSLIRKLGSQSQFEAIDTLLLQMKDEGICFKESIFISIMRDYARSNLPGQTIRLLLEMRSVFSCSPTFRSYNVVLEILVSAGCYKVAANVFDDMLSRRIPPTLFTFGVVIKALCAINEIDSGLSLLRDMTKHGCVPNSVIYQTLIHSLSKCSRVNEALQLLEEMLLMGCVPDAETFNDVIFGLCKFERINEAAKMVNRMLMRGFAPDDITYGYLMNGLCKIGRVDAAKDLFSRVPKPSIVIFNTLFHGFVTQGRLDDAKSLLSDSHGLVPDVCTFNSLIYGYLKKGLVGLALEVFRDMGVRGCKPNIFSYTIFFDGFCKLGRIDEAFDVLRDMSADGLKLNTAGYNCLISALCKEHRVTEAIDVFKEMPSKGCKPDAYTFNTMIAGLCEVDEIDHALWLHRDMISEGVVANTVTYNTLIKAFLRRGEIKEARKLVSEMVFQGSPLDEITYNGLIEGLCRAGEVDKARSLFEKMLRDGVVPSNISCNILINGLCRNGKVEEAVEFQREMVHRGTTPDIVTFNSLINGLCRAGRIGDGVAMFEKLRDEGIWPDAVTYNTLMSWLCKGGFVEDACFLLEEGVEEGFVPNFRSWSILLRSLVPQETLDRHRFYEVVL; from the coding sequence ATGCTCGCGAGATCAAAGCTTGCTCTACACCTGAGCAGAAGAAGATCACACCCTCTCCCTCCACCCTCCCGTTACCTTAGCAGCAGCAACGGCGATGATCAAAACGATGCCTCCTCCTCCGATTCAGCCAACGAATGGGAGAACCTTCTCAAACCCTACGACCTCTCCTCCCTCTCAACCTCCCTCCCCAAGATCACACCTTCGCAGCTCTCCACCCTCCTCTCCCTCCCTCTCGACGTCCCCACCTCCCTCGCCCTCTTCTCCCGAACCGGCTCCCAACCGGGCTACCGCCACACCTTCCTCTCCTACCAATCCCTAATCCGCAAGCTCGGATCCCAATCCCAGTTCGAAGCCATCGACACGCTCCTCCTCCAGATGAAAGACGAAGGAATCTGCTTCAAAGAATCGATCTTTATCTCCATCATGAGAGACTACGCCAGATCTAATCTCCCAGGGCAGACCATTCGGCTGCTCCTGGAGATGCGGAGCGTCTTCTCCTGCTCACCCACTTTCAGATCTTACAACGTGGTCCTAGAGATTCTGGTCTCCGCAGGTTGTTACAAAGTTGCAGCCAACGTGTTCGACGATATGCTCAGCAGAAGAATCCCCCCGACGCTTTTCACTTTCGGTGTCGTGATAAAAGCGTTATGTGCCATTAACGAGATTGATTCGGGTTTGTCTTTACTTAGAGACATGACGAAACATGGGTGTGTCCCCAACTCGGTTATCTACCAGACGCTTATACATTCTTTATCGAAGTGTAGTAGAGTGAACGAAgcgcttcagcttcttgaagaGATGCTTTTGATGGGATGTGTGCCTGACGCTGAGACGTTTAACGATGTTATCTTTGGGCTTTGTAAGTTTGAGAGGATTAATGAAGCGGCGAAGATGGTGAATAGGATGTTGATGAGAGGGTTTGCTCCTGATGATATAACGTATGGTTATTTGATGAATGGGTTGTGTAAGATAGGGAGGGTTGATGCTGCTAAAGATCTGTTTAGTAGAGTTCCGAAGCCGAGTATTGTGATCTTCAACACTCTTTTTCACGGGTTTGTGACTCAGGGGAGGCTTGATGATGCTAAATCTCTTTTGTCTGATTCTCATGGTCTTGTTCCTGATGTCTGCACGTTTAACTCGTTGATATATGGATACTTGAAGAAGGGTCTTGTAGGCTTAGCTTTAGAGGTTTTTCGCGATATGGGGGTTAGAGGATGTAAGCCTAATATATTCTCTTATACCATCTTCTTTGATGGTTTCTGCAAGTTAGGACGGATAGATGAAGCCTTCGATGTTCTGAGAGACATGTCTGCTGACGGGTTGAAACTCAACACTGCTGGTTACAACTGTTTGATATCCGCTTTGTGTAAAGAGCATCGAGTCACGGAAGCCATCGATGTTTTTAAAGAGATGCCGAGTAAAGGGTGTAAGCCTGACGCGTATACGTTCAATACGATGATAGCTGGACTCTGCGAGGTCGATGAGATCGACCACGCCTTGTGGCTGCACAGAGACATGATCTCAGAAGGTGTAGTTGCCAACACTGTTACTTACAATACATTGATCAAGGCGTTTCTTAGAAGAGGGGAGATCAAAGAAGCTCGTAAGCTGGTTAGCGAGATGGTTTTCCAGGGCTCTCCGCTTGACGAGATAACGTATAATGGTCTTATAGAAGGCCTGTGCAGGGCCGGGGAGGTTGATAAGGCGAGGAGTTTGTTCGAGAAGATGTTGAGAGACGGGGTTGTGCCGAGCAACATCTCCTGCAACATACTTATAAACGGGCTGTGCAGGAACGGGAAGGTGGAGGAAGCGGTTGAGTTTCAGAGAGAGATGGTTCACAGGGGGACCACGCCGGACATTGTGACGTTTAACAGTTTGATAAACGGTCTGTGCAGGGCTGGGAGGATTGGTGATGGTGTGGCGATGTTTGAGAAGCTTCGGGATGAAGGGATATGGCCTGATGCGGTGACGTATAACACTTTGATGAGTTGGTTGTGCAAAGGAGGTTTTGTTGAGGATGCTTGTTTTCTTCTGGAGGAAGGTGTTGAAGAAGGTTTTGTTCCGAATTTTAGAAGTTGGTCCATTTTGTTGAGGAGTCTTGTTCCTCAAGAAACGTTAGATAGACATAGATTTTATGAAGTGGTTCTCTGA
- the LOC103855238 gene encoding transcription factor SAC51 codes for MPLDTRQWDLPPKACFEDMAARFLPDATELQAHCLQPPPPFKWSLDKESCGKRFSLSDMRSWCAAATPHGGAQKGLMILDQSGNQTRLLQCPFPLTAEPFKLSEEFDENYGKESEMHEDTEEINALLYSDEEDCESDDEVMSTGHSPYQQVCNKGVSEEIDAPCKRQKLLDISQEDTGSGLSDEQSRKDKIRTALKILESIVPGAKGNQALLLLDEAIDYLKLLKQDLNHC; via the coding sequence ATGCCTCTTGATACCAGGCAATGGGATTTGCCTCCTAAAGCTTGCTTTGAGGATATGGCAGCTCGATTCCTCCCTGATGCAACTGAGCTTCAGGCCCACTGTTTGCAGCCACCACCACCATTCAAGTGGAGCCTTGATAAGGAGTCTTGTGGGAAACGATTCTCGCTCTCTGACATGAGGTCTTGGTGCGCTGCTGCTACTCCACATGGAGGAGCACAGAAAGGACTCATGATATTAGATCAGTCAGGAAACCAAACTCGTCTATTACAATGTCCCTTTCCCCTAACTGCAGAACCATTTAAACTCTCTGAGGAGTTTGATGAGAACTATGGAAAAGAGTCTGAAATGCATGAAGACACTGAGGAGATCAATGCATTGCTCTATTCAGATGAAGAAGATTGCGAGAGCGATGATGAAGTAATGAGCACTGGTCACTCTCCTTATCAACAAGTTTGCAACAAAGGGGTATCAGAAGAAATAGATGCTCCTTGTAAAAGGCAGAAGCTACTAGACATCAGTCAAGAAGACACTGGTTCTGGTCTGAGCGACGAGCAGTCAAGAAAAGACAAGATCCGCACAGCTCTGAAGATACTCGAGAGCATAGTTCCTGGTGCAAAAGGGAACCAAGCTCTCTTACTTCTAGACGAAGCCATTGATTACCTAAAGCTACTGAAACAAGACTTAAACCATTGCTAG
- the LOC103855239 gene encoding uncharacterized protein LOC103855239, giving the protein MAGGGNRAEADRWLVTSEKLLASSDLHGAKSFAIRACESDPTRAQAADYILAICDILIAGEIRVTVSNLPDWYSVLRLGRLTQSPEHVATQYRRLALLLNPSVNRLPFADKAFELVSDAWRVLSDPIRKSSYDRALQPSQLGGASQLGGSFWTACPYCFVLFEYPRDYEECVMKCRDCKRAFQAVRIQKPPAVVEGEEDVYFCSWSVFPLGFSGEFNQAPATRTRWSPISPLIACPKKRKEPASPRVFYDDEDDDDDVYVAISDDDDEVAVDTGKGKGKEPVVVSRPVHHNNGSRKRSGAGGGKSVGRLDLNVELSNDVEEGGGVSGRRESNREVDNIIEGIGFFEGLDEFLSSLPILSVVGDDKIKAT; this is encoded by the coding sequence ATGGCAGGCGGCGGTAACAGAGCGGAGGCGGATCGGTGGCTCGTAACCTCAGAGAAGCTACTCGCGTCCTCCGACCTCCACGGAGCCAAATCCTTCGCGATCCGCGCCTGCGAATCCGACCCGACCCGAGCCCAAGCCGCCGACTACATCCTCGCGATCTGCGACATCCTCATCGCCGGAGAGATCCGCGTAACCGTCTCCAACCTCCCCGACTGGTACTCCGTCCTCCGTCTCGGGCGCCTGACTCAGAGCCCCGAGCACGTCGCGACTCAGTACCGCAGGCTCGCTCTCCTCCTCAACCCCTCCGTCAACCGCCTCCCCTTCGCCGACAAGGCCTTCGAACTCGTCTCCGACGCCTGGCGCGTCCTCTCCGATCCGATTCGAAAATCGTCCTACGACCGCGCGCTTCAGCCGAGTCAACTCGGTGGAGCGAGTCAACTCGGAGGGAGTTTCTGGACGGCGTGTCCGTACTGCTTCGTGCTCTTCGAGTACCCGAGGGACTACGAGGAGTGCGTGATGAAGTGTCGAGATTGTAAAAGAGCGTTTCAAGCCGTGAGGATTCAGAAGCCTCCCGCCGTCgttgaaggagaagaagatgtttaCTTCTGCTCGTGGAGCGTGTTTCCGTTAGGATTCTCCGGTGAGTTTAATCAAGCTCCAGCAACGAGGACCAGGTGGTCGCCTATCTCGCCTCTCATCGCGTGCCCCAAGAAGAGGAAAGAACCTGCTTCTCCGAGAGTCTTTTacgatgatgaggatgatgatgatgacgtgTACGTTGCGAtctctgatgatgatgatgaggtgGCAGTGGATACTGGTAAAGGGAAAGGGAAAGAACCGGTTGTTGTGTCTAGACCGGTTCATCATAATAATGGTAGTAGGAAAAGAAGTGGAGCTGGAGGAGGTAAGAGCGTGGGGAGGTTGGATTTGAATGTGGAGCTGAGTAATGACGTGGAGGAGGGTGGTGGGGTTAGTGGGAGAAGGGAGAGCAACAGGGAGGTGGATAATATTATCGAAGGGATTGGCTTCTTTGAGGGGCTTGATGAGTTTTTGAGTAGCTTGCCCATTCTTTCTGTTGTTGGTGATGATAAGATCAAGGCTACTTAG